A window of the Miscanthus floridulus cultivar M001 chromosome 14, ASM1932011v1, whole genome shotgun sequence genome harbors these coding sequences:
- the LOC136505192 gene encoding octanoyltransferase LIP2p, chloroplastic-like: MALLPSPPCSPFHHRGAPSPLLAPTAASARHRRGSLRLAAAGSRSGTTAAPKPRPPAASRRRCECFDLHRQLVPYGEAYCWQKSIVERRKGLLDSGEDHSDTLIALQHPPVYTLGTRSKKEYLHFDMEDAPFEVHRIDRGGEVTYHGPGQLVMYPIMNLKYHKEDLDWYFRSLEEVIIRALKSAFSIKAARVEGLTGVWVGNQKVAAIGIHGSRMIVYHGLALNVTTDLAPFTMIDPCGIKDRGVGSIKEILRKASGEGEIDDALLMDIAYDSMIKEFAELFHLSLDFSPDCSFQ, from the exons ATGGCCCTGCTGCCGTCGCCCCCCTGCTCCCCGTTCCACCACCGGGGCGCGCCCTCGCCCTTGCTGGCGCCGACGGCCGCCTCGGCGCGCCACCGGAGGGGAAGCCTGCGCCTCGCTGCAGCCGGCTCCCGATCCGGCACTACCGCCGCGCCAAAGCCCCGTCCGCCCGCCGCCAGCAGGAGGAG GTGCGAGTGCTTTGACCTCCATCGGCAGTTAGTTCCTTATGGGGAAGCTTACTGTTGGCAGAAATCCATTGTTGAGAGGAGGAAAGGGTTGCTAGACAGCGGCGAAGACCACTCTGACACCTTGATTGCTTTGCAACATCCACCGGTGTATACGTTGGGCACTAGAAGCAAGAAGGAATACCTCCATTTTGACATGGAAGATGCTCCTTTTGAGGTTCACCGTATTGATCGAGGTGGGGAAGTGACGTACCATGGCCCTGGACAG CTTGTTATGTACCCGATTATGAATTTGAAGTATCACAAAGAGGATCTTGATTGGTACTTCAGGTCACTTGAAGAAGTGATCATCCGTGCACTGAAATCCGCCTTCTCTATCAAGGCAGCAAGAGTAGAAGGTCTCACTGGTGTTTGGGTTG GGAACCAGAAAGTTGCCGCGATAGGGATTCATGGTTCGCGGATGATAGTTTATCATGGTCTCGCACTAAATGTCACAACTGACCTAGCTCCGTTTACAATGATTGATCCTTGTGGCATAAAGGACCGTGGTGTGGGGAGCATTAAGGAGATATTACGGAAGGCATCTGGTGAAGGAGAAATCGATGATGCATTACTGATGGATATAGCATATGATTCCATGATCAAAGAGTTTGCTGAACTTTTCCATCTCAGTCTAGACTTCAGCCCTGATTGCAGTTTCCAGTGA
- the LOC136505646 gene encoding wall-associated receptor kinase-like 14 isoform X2 has translation MRRLLLLLLLSLSYETSSSAAAAAAGSGSCSDRRCGSTSVPYPFGFSGDCPILLDCNASASTPLLPHSPAPASPYTILSFNPTASTFLVSLPPSCSRTVSEARAALNGSVYGVTNHTGLFLSGGCHSHRAAGANCSVSADIMTTLLRTAGCGGNDTAWTCVAEAELPAANSSSAANAPAARGQQSHRFLEWKRVDDAGCEHALTATVYGEATEGVPVLEFSVVELGWWLNGKCAAAAGNCAQNATCHDVETPSGSWGHLCRCPDGMSGDGYPAGDGCYYVAGSSTKKDFLIAAGVLAGVAAAAGALLLWRLQCRRRKAGRSASERLAAMRLLSEAATSSGVPVYSYAEIARATNSFSHTHRLGTGAYGTVYVGKLPGSSAPAALVAIKRLRCRLHHHDDDAAAEAALLLNEIKLISSVSHPNLVRLLGCCLDRGEQVLVYEYVPNGTLSQHLLASGGRTSRLTWRARLGVAAETAAAIAYLHGMRPPIFHRDVKSSNILLDGALRPKLADFGLSRAVDRLEAARSHVSTAPQGTPGYVDPEYHQNFHLSDKSDVYSFGVVLLELITAMKVVDFDRPAAEVNLASLALDRIGKGRVGEIVDPALLGDGDGEDWVMGSVRLVSELAFRCLAFQKDVRPSMSEVAAELHRIRFAAPVCDSEEPVSRVRPVNMMDIQIDVSLDGPDAVAKKAAASPVSVQEVWVSDRSSPSTNGSMPRFAA, from the exons ATGCgccgcctgctcctcctcctcctcctctccctctcgtatgaaacctcctcctccgccgccgccgccgccgccggcagtgGCAGCTGTAGCGACCGCCGGTGCGGCAGCACCTCAGTGCCGTACCCTTTCGGCTTCTCCGGCGACTGCCCCATCCTCCTGGACTGCAACGCCTCCGCGTCCACGCCACTCCTCCCGCACAGCCCCGCCCCGGCCTCGCCGTACACGATCCTCTCGTTCAACCCCACTGCCTCTACTTTCCTCGTCTCGCTGCCGCCCTCGTGCAGCCGCACCGTCAGCGAGGCCAGGGCGGCGCTCAACGGCTCCGTCTACGGCGTGACGAACCACACCGGGCTCTTCCTCAGCGGCGGCTGCCACAGCCACAGGGCCGCCGGGGCTAACTGCTCCGTCTCCGCGGACATCATGACAACTCTGCTCCGCACGGCGGGGTGCGGCGGCAACGACACCGCCTGGACGTGCGTGGCCGAAGCCGAACTGCCGGCGGCGAACAGCTCCTCCGCTGCTAACGCTCCTGCTGCCAGGGGCCAGCAGAGCCACCGGTTCCTCGAGTGGAAGCGCGTGGATGATGCGGGCTGCGAGCACGCGCTGACGGCGACGGTGTATGGGGAAGCGACGGAGGGGGTGCCGGTGCTGGAGTTCAGCGTGGTGGAGCTAGGCTGGTGGCTCAACGGCAAGTGCGCCGCTGCGGCCGGTAATTGCGCGCAGAACGCGACGTGCCACGACGTCGAGACGCCGAGCGGGTCGTGGGGTCATCTGTGCCGGTGCCCCGACGGGATGTCCGGCGACGGATACCCCGCCGGCGATGGATGCTACTACGTCGCGG GGAGTTCCACGAAGAAGGATTTCCTCATAGCTGCag GTGTTCTGGCGGGCGTGGCGGCGGCCGCAGGCGCGCTTCTGCTGTGGCGTCTGCAATGCCGGCGGCGCAAGGCCGGGCGGTCCGCGTCGGAGCGGCTGGCGGCGATGCGGCTGCTGTCGGAGGCGGCCACGTCGAGCGGCGTGCCGGTGTATTCGTACGCCGAGATCGCGCGCGCGACCAACTCCTTCTCGCACACGCACCGCCTGGGCACGGGCGCGTACGGCACAGTGTACGTCGGTAAGCTCCCGGGCAGCAGCGCACCGGCGGCGCTGGTGGCCATCAAGCGCCTGCGCTGCCGCCTCCACCACCACGACGAcgacgcggcggcggaggcggcgctgCTGCTGAACGAGATCAAGCTCATCTCCTCCGTCAGCCACCCCAACCTGGTCCGCCTCCTCGGCTGCTGCCTCGACCGCGGCGAGCAGGTGCTCGTCTACGAGTACGTGCCCAACGGCACGCTCTCCCAGCACCTCCTCGCCAGTGGCGGACGCACCTCCCGGTTGACGTGGCGCGCGCGGCTGGGCGTGGCGGcggagacggcggcggccatCGCGTACCTGCACGGCATGCGGCCGCCCATCTTCCACCGCGACGTCAAGTCCAGCAACATCCTCCTCGACGGCGCGCTCCGCCCTAAGCTTGCCGACTTCGGCCTGTCCCGCGCCGTGGACCGCCTGGAGGCGGCGCGCTCGCACGTGTCCACGGCGCCGCAGGGCACGCCCGGGTACGTGGACCCGGAGTACCACCAGAACTTCCACCTCTCCGACAAgagcgacgtgtacagcttcggcgtcGTGCTGCTGGAGCTCATCACCGCCATGAAGGTCGTCGACTTCGACCGCCCGGCCGCCGAGGTCAACCTCGCCTCCCTCGCGCTCGACCGCATCGGCAAGGGCAGGGTGGGCGAGATCGTCGACCCGGCGCTcctcggcgacggcgacggcgaggactGGGTCATGGGCTCGGTCCGCCTCGTCAGCGAGCTGGCGTTCCGGTGCCTCGCGTTCCAGAAGGACGTCCGGCCGTCCATGAGCGAGGTGGCCGCCGAGCTGCACCGGATCAGGTTCGCCGCCCCGGTCTGCGATTCCGAGGAGCCCGTGTCGAGGGTCAGGCCTGTGAATATGATGGACATCCAGATCGACGTGAGCTTGGACGGCCCGGACGCAGTGGCGAAGAAGGCCGCGGCTTCGCCGGTGTCGGTGCAGGAGGTGTGGGTCAGCGACCGGAGCTCGCCGTCGACCAACGGCTCCATGCCCCGCTTTGCTGCATAG
- the LOC136505646 gene encoding wall-associated receptor kinase-like 14 isoform X1: MHQLVLLLLFLFLPDATFSTPAAGPSCNRQCGSTTVPYPFGFSGGGGGECPILLACNATTSTALLPRSTAAAPYPVLSFNTTASTFLVSLAPSCGRGVAEARAALDGAGYGVTSRTGLFLRGGCGGGGGPATTTGSNSSSCNVPSGVMSAILHTAQCGGGGNDTSWTCVLSAPPAPGSPAAASGEGQFLRWESVAAAGCQDALTSAVYAYTAQGVPSIEFGIAEMGWWLNGSCNSGGQCALNATCHDVQTPDGAWGHRCTCADGMSGDGFAAGDGCHYDGAPSRSSTKKDFLIAAGVLAGVAAAAGALLLWRLQCRRRKAGRSASERLAAMRLLSEAATSSGVPVYSYAEIARATNSFSHTHRLGTGAYGTVYVGKLPGSSAPAALVAIKRLRCRLHHHDDDAAAEAALLLNEIKLISSVSHPNLVRLLGCCLDRGEQVLVYEYVPNGTLSQHLLASGGRTSRLTWRARLGVAAETAAAIAYLHGMRPPIFHRDVKSSNILLDGALRPKLADFGLSRAVDRLEAARSHVSTAPQGTPGYVDPEYHQNFHLSDKSDVYSFGVVLLELITAMKVVDFDRPAAEVNLASLALDRIGKGRVGEIVDPALLGDGDGEDWVMGSVRLVSELAFRCLAFQKDVRPSMSEVAAELHRIRFAAPVCDSEEPVSRVRPVNMMDIQIDVSLDGPDAVAKKAAASPVSVQEVWVSDRSSPSTNGSMPRFAA, from the exons ATGCACCAGCTCGTCTtattgctcctcttcctcttcctccccgaTGCAACCTTCTCCACACCCGCCGCCGGGCCGTCGTGCAACCGGCAGTGCGGCAGCACCACGGTGCCGTACCCTTTCGGCTTctccggcggcggaggcggcgagtGCCCGATCCTCCTAGCCTGCAACGCCACCACGTCCACAGCCCTGCTCCCGcgcagcacggcggcggcgccgtaCCCGGTGCTCTCGTTCAACACCACGGCCTCCACCTTCCTGGTCTCACTCGCGCCGTCGTGCGGCCGCGGCGTCGCCGAGGCCAGGGCGGCGCTCGACGGCGCCGGCTACGGCGTCACCTCCCGCACGGGGCTCTTCCTCCGcggtggctgcggcggcggcggcgggcccgCAACGACGACGGGGTCCAACTCGAGCAGCTGCAACGTGCCCTCGGGCGTCATGTCAGCCATCCTCCACACGGCgcagtgcggcggcggcggcaacgacACGTCCTGGACGTGCGTGCTCTCCGCGCCGCCGGCCCCGGGCAGCCCCGCCGCGGCGAGCGGCGAGGGCCAGTTCTTGCGCTGGGAAAGCGTGGCCGCCGCCGGGTGCCAGGACGCCCTCACCTCGGCGGTGTACGCGTACACGGCGCAGGGCGTGCCGTCGATCGAGTTCGGCATCGCGGAGATGGGCTGGTGGCTCAACGGGAGTTGCAACAGCGGCGGGCAGTGCGCGCTGAACGCGACGTGCCACGACGTGCAGACGCCGGACGGGGCGTGGGGGCACCGGTGCACGTGCGCGGACGGGATGTCCGGCGACGGGTTCGCCGCCGGCGATGGGTGCCACTACGACGGCGCGCCGAGCA GGAGTTCCACGAAGAAGGATTTCCTCATAGCTGCag GTGTTCTGGCGGGCGTGGCGGCGGCCGCAGGCGCGCTTCTGCTGTGGCGTCTGCAATGCCGGCGGCGCAAGGCCGGGCGGTCCGCGTCGGAGCGGCTGGCGGCGATGCGGCTGCTGTCGGAGGCGGCCACGTCGAGCGGCGTGCCGGTGTATTCGTACGCCGAGATCGCGCGCGCGACCAACTCCTTCTCGCACACGCACCGCCTGGGCACGGGCGCGTACGGCACAGTGTACGTCGGTAAGCTCCCGGGCAGCAGCGCACCGGCGGCGCTGGTGGCCATCAAGCGCCTGCGCTGCCGCCTCCACCACCACGACGAcgacgcggcggcggaggcggcgctgCTGCTGAACGAGATCAAGCTCATCTCCTCCGTCAGCCACCCCAACCTGGTCCGCCTCCTCGGCTGCTGCCTCGACCGCGGCGAGCAGGTGCTCGTCTACGAGTACGTGCCCAACGGCACGCTCTCCCAGCACCTCCTCGCCAGTGGCGGACGCACCTCCCGGTTGACGTGGCGCGCGCGGCTGGGCGTGGCGGcggagacggcggcggccatCGCGTACCTGCACGGCATGCGGCCGCCCATCTTCCACCGCGACGTCAAGTCCAGCAACATCCTCCTCGACGGCGCGCTCCGCCCTAAGCTTGCCGACTTCGGCCTGTCCCGCGCCGTGGACCGCCTGGAGGCGGCGCGCTCGCACGTGTCCACGGCGCCGCAGGGCACGCCCGGGTACGTGGACCCGGAGTACCACCAGAACTTCCACCTCTCCGACAAgagcgacgtgtacagcttcggcgtcGTGCTGCTGGAGCTCATCACCGCCATGAAGGTCGTCGACTTCGACCGCCCGGCCGCCGAGGTCAACCTCGCCTCCCTCGCGCTCGACCGCATCGGCAAGGGCAGGGTGGGCGAGATCGTCGACCCGGCGCTcctcggcgacggcgacggcgaggactGGGTCATGGGCTCGGTCCGCCTCGTCAGCGAGCTGGCGTTCCGGTGCCTCGCGTTCCAGAAGGACGTCCGGCCGTCCATGAGCGAGGTGGCCGCCGAGCTGCACCGGATCAGGTTCGCCGCCCCGGTCTGCGATTCCGAGGAGCCCGTGTCGAGGGTCAGGCCTGTGAATATGATGGACATCCAGATCGACGTGAGCTTGGACGGCCCGGACGCAGTGGCGAAGAAGGCCGCGGCTTCGCCGGTGTCGGTGCAGGAGGTGTGGGTCAGCGACCGGAGCTCGCCGTCGACCAACGGCTCCATGCCCCGCTTTGCTGCATAG